The following proteins are co-located in the Flectobacillus major DSM 103 genome:
- the serS gene encoding serine--tRNA ligase encodes MLQIQQIKENKEATIAGLLKKHFKNAEEAVEKLIVLDDKRRETQNELDSTLAQSNALAKEIGGLMKAGKKEEAEAAKTETSSLKARSKELDEALKAIETELYEVLVTLPNLPHASVPEGKVAEDNEVVLQNGTVPVLDENALPHWDLIKKYDIIDFELGNKITGAGFPVYKGKGARIQRALINFFLDEAIAAGYVEVQPPILINKDSGFGTGQLPDKDGQMYHATEDDLYLIPTAEVPITNMYRDVILQETDLPIKNAGYTPCFRREAGSWGAHVRGLNRLHQFDKIEIVRIEKPENSYAALEEMSLHVQGLLQKLELPYRVLRLCGGDMSFTSALTYDMEVFSTAQKRWLEVSSVSNFETYQANRLKLRMKTEGKSQLLHTLNGSALALPRILAAILENNQTPEGIRIPKVLVPYCGFDLIA; translated from the coding sequence ATGCTACAAATACAACAAATTAAAGAAAACAAGGAAGCCACAATTGCGGGCTTGTTGAAAAAGCATTTTAAAAATGCTGAAGAAGCTGTAGAAAAACTTATTGTTTTGGACGACAAGCGTCGTGAAACCCAAAATGAATTGGATTCTACCTTGGCTCAGTCAAATGCCCTTGCCAAAGAAATTGGAGGGTTGATGAAAGCAGGTAAAAAAGAAGAGGCTGAAGCTGCTAAAACCGAAACTTCTAGCCTTAAAGCTCGTTCTAAAGAACTTGATGAAGCCCTAAAGGCTATCGAAACTGAACTGTACGAAGTGCTAGTAACTTTGCCAAATTTACCACATGCAAGTGTTCCTGAAGGAAAAGTAGCTGAAGATAACGAAGTAGTACTCCAAAATGGTACTGTACCCGTTTTGGATGAAAATGCCTTGCCTCACTGGGACTTGATCAAAAAATACGATATTATTGATTTTGAATTAGGTAACAAAATTACGGGGGCAGGTTTTCCAGTTTATAAGGGTAAAGGTGCAAGAATTCAACGTGCCTTAATCAATTTCTTTTTAGACGAAGCTATTGCAGCGGGCTATGTTGAGGTACAGCCTCCTATCTTGATAAACAAAGATTCTGGTTTTGGTACAGGTCAGCTGCCCGACAAAGACGGCCAAATGTACCATGCTACCGAAGATGACCTCTATTTGATTCCTACAGCCGAAGTACCTATTACCAATATGTACCGTGATGTGATTTTGCAGGAAACAGATTTGCCTATCAAAAATGCAGGTTATACACCATGTTTCCGTCGTGAAGCGGGCTCTTGGGGGGCTCATGTTCGTGGCCTGAATCGTTTGCACCAATTTGATAAGATTGAAATTGTGCGTATCGAAAAACCCGAAAATTCGTATGCTGCCCTCGAAGAAATGTCTTTGCACGTTCAAGGACTTTTACAAAAACTTGAATTGCCTTATCGTGTTTTGCGTTTGTGTGGCGGCGATATGAGTTTTACTTCTGCCCTTACGTACGATATGGAAGTATTTTCAACGGCTCAAAAGCGTTGGTTAGAAGTAAGTTCAGTGTCAAACTTTGAAACTTACCAAGCCAACCGCTTGAAGTTACGAATGAAAACCGAAGGAAAATCTCAGCTATTACATACCCTCAATGGTTCTGCTTTGGCTTTGCCACGTATTTTGGCTGCTATTCTCGAAAATAACCAAACACCTGAAGGTATTCGTATTCCAAAGGTATTAGTACCATACTGTGGTTTTGACCTAATTGCTTAG
- a CDS encoding NeuD/PglB/VioB family sugar acetyltransferase — translation MENPVIIIGANGLGAVALDIFKRNNVVVYAFLDDDAKLHNTEIDDVVVMGSPDDEGYTKLIGKKCEAFVAIDEAKVRKNIVEMLHDVRKVQPVNAIHDQAVISSNSAIGHGNLVSAGVIINPRANVGNHNIIHSKVLIDYDAKISDYVQIGAGSVIGAGAEIEDNAFIGTGVTIVGGVKIGKSARIGAGSVVIENVKARETVFGNPAKKV, via the coding sequence ATGGAGAATCCCGTGATTATTATTGGAGCCAATGGCTTGGGTGCTGTAGCACTAGATATTTTTAAAAGAAATAACGTAGTGGTTTATGCTTTTTTAGATGATGATGCCAAATTACACAATACCGAAATCGATGATGTGGTTGTGATGGGCTCGCCCGATGATGAAGGTTATACCAAACTAATCGGTAAAAAGTGTGAGGCATTTGTAGCAATAGACGAAGCAAAAGTGCGTAAAAATATCGTAGAAATGTTGCACGATGTACGTAAAGTTCAGCCTGTCAATGCCATTCATGACCAAGCCGTTATTTCGTCGAATAGTGCTATTGGGCATGGCAATTTGGTTTCGGCAGGTGTTATTATCAACCCCAGAGCCAACGTCGGCAACCATAATATTATACATAGCAAAGTATTAATAGATTACGATGCCAAAATTAGCGACTACGTACAAATTGGTGCAGGAAGCGTAATCGGTGCAGGTGCCGAAATCGAAGATAATGCTTTTATTGGTACTGGTGTAACCATTGTTGGAGGTGTCAAAATAGGCAAAAGTGCCAGAATCGGAGCAGGTTCTGTAGTGATTGAAAATGTCAAAGCCCGTGAAACTGTATTTGGCAACCCAGCCAAGAAAGTATAA
- the ribH gene encoding 6,7-dimethyl-8-ribityllumazine synthase, whose product MSSAHKNLSIFSTEGIPDVSQKGFAIVVAEWNEEVTNALYQGAYNTLLANGAQAENIVRVNVPGSYELSFGAQKMAQKTQIDAVICIGCVIQGETKHNDYINHAVAQGLTNVSLKYDKPVIFGVLTPNTEQQALDRAGGIHGNKGDEAAITAIKMLGIQ is encoded by the coding sequence ATGTCTTCAGCACATAAAAATCTCAGTATTTTTTCCACAGAAGGTATTCCCGATGTGAGTCAAAAAGGTTTTGCAATTGTCGTTGCAGAATGGAATGAAGAAGTGACCAACGCCCTATACCAAGGAGCTTACAACACACTTCTGGCCAATGGAGCACAAGCCGAAAATATTGTCAGAGTAAACGTGCCAGGAAGTTATGAGTTGAGTTTTGGAGCACAAAAAATGGCACAGAAAACCCAAATTGATGCCGTAATTTGTATCGGTTGTGTCATTCAGGGCGAAACCAAACACAACGATTACATTAACCATGCTGTAGCTCAGGGATTAACCAACGTAAGCCTCAAATACGACAAGCCTGTTATTTTTGGTGTATTAACTCCCAATACCGAACAGCAGGCACTCGACCGTGCGGGCGGTATTCATGGCAACAAAGGCGACGAAGCTGCCATTACAGCCATCAAAATGCTAGGAATACAATAA
- a CDS encoding DUF4292 domain-containing protein: MNQLTKLSLVILLFVSACKKQAIYKSPDLNTAKVDTILVNSNVVTEKADSLKTPEGTITPKTDDLESDRVNIDEVDFKYLKGKAKVGIKSTEVNQTVNVDIRVKKDSLIWLNVSVPGLPVSIATAVFTKDSVKLYNKYEGNYNEYPYELFSEKFKFNLNFDILQALIVGNRPFKKNKSRVIRENEYFLLKQHEGKVQIDNYIGQDKKLKKLLMTQEVTNTKLSMDFNDFTTLNNYVFPLSNLVTVEYKSEKDQKVYQTVINIKHTKVELLDEPLQFPFKVPEKLLQKKN, translated from the coding sequence ATGAACCAACTAACAAAATTGAGCTTAGTTATTTTACTTTTTGTGTCTGCCTGTAAAAAACAAGCTATCTATAAATCTCCCGACCTCAATACGGCTAAAGTAGATACCATATTAGTAAACAGCAATGTCGTAACTGAAAAAGCAGATTCGTTAAAAACGCCAGAGGGTACAATCACCCCCAAAACAGACGACTTAGAGTCAGATAGAGTGAATATCGATGAGGTAGATTTCAAATACCTAAAAGGCAAAGCAAAAGTGGGGATTAAAAGCACAGAAGTAAATCAAACTGTAAATGTTGATATTCGAGTAAAGAAAGATAGTTTGATTTGGCTCAATGTATCAGTTCCTGGTTTGCCAGTATCCATTGCCACAGCAGTATTTACGAAAGATTCTGTTAAGCTTTACAACAAATACGAAGGTAATTACAACGAATATCCTTACGAACTATTCTCTGAAAAATTCAAGTTTAATCTTAACTTTGATATTCTACAAGCCCTGATCGTTGGAAATAGACCCTTTAAAAAGAATAAATCAAGGGTTATTCGCGAAAATGAATACTTTTTGTTGAAACAGCATGAAGGAAAAGTGCAGATTGATAATTATATTGGGCAAGATAAAAAACTCAAAAAGCTTTTGATGACCCAAGAAGTTACGAATACCAAACTTTCGATGGACTTCAATGATTTTACTACCCTAAATAATTACGTTTTTCCCCTATCCAATTTGGTAACGGTCGAATATAAATCTGAAAAAGACCAAAAGGTTTACCAAACAGTTATTAATATAAAACATACAAAAGTAGAATTACTAGACGAGCCTTTGCAATTTCCATTCAAGGTGCCTGAAAAACTTTTGCAGAAAAAGAACTAA
- a CDS encoding aspartate kinase → MQVWKFGGTSVGKPERMHSIRNLITEDSNRKIVVLSALSGTTNGLLSIAESLKANNDDEATQKINDLYAHYEAFIKELYSTPEGYEKGKAIIDKEFSFIRSLVSIKPFTLKQEKEIVAEGELLSTQMFETYLQEEGVKSALLPALDFMLIDADNEPVLNYTEEKLGAILSQLEDKQIFITQGFICRNPRGEVDNLKRGGSDYTASLIGGAIRAEEVQIWTDIDGMHNNDPRIVKKTFPIRELTFEEAAELAYFGAKILHPSTITPAKMRGVPVRLKNTMEPAAFGTLIADKTTDREIKAIAAKDNLTAIYIHSTRMLNAYGFLRKVFDVFEKYKTPVDMITTSEVSVSVTIDNDEHLEDIMAELRQFADLEECDKDQTIVCIVGNFSADKEGIALKVLDAMKSIPIRMISYGASEHNISLLIHGKHKAAALNALNERCFLYEDTMKEIFSAP, encoded by the coding sequence ATGCAAGTCTGGAAATTTGGTGGGACTTCAGTTGGAAAGCCCGAAAGAATGCACTCAATCAGAAATCTGATTACTGAGGATAGCAATCGCAAAATCGTAGTATTATCTGCCCTTTCGGGTACAACCAATGGCTTATTGTCGATTGCCGAATCGTTGAAGGCAAATAACGATGATGAGGCTACTCAAAAAATAAATGATTTGTACGCACACTACGAAGCATTTATTAAAGAGCTTTATAGTACGCCAGAAGGCTACGAAAAAGGAAAAGCAATTATCGATAAAGAGTTTTCTTTTATACGCTCATTGGTAAGTATCAAGCCTTTCACTTTAAAACAAGAGAAAGAAATTGTGGCAGAAGGTGAATTACTTTCAACACAAATGTTTGAAACATATTTGCAAGAAGAAGGCGTAAAATCAGCGTTATTACCAGCATTAGACTTTATGTTGATCGATGCCGATAATGAGCCTGTATTGAACTATACAGAAGAAAAACTCGGAGCTATTCTTTCGCAATTAGAAGACAAACAAATATTTATTACTCAGGGCTTCATTTGTCGCAATCCTCGTGGCGAAGTAGACAACCTCAAGCGTGGCGGTTCAGATTATACTGCATCGTTGATTGGGGGAGCTATTCGTGCCGAAGAAGTTCAAATCTGGACAGATATCGACGGTATGCACAACAACGACCCTCGTATTGTTAAGAAGACTTTCCCTATTCGTGAATTGACATTTGAAGAGGCTGCCGAGCTAGCTTACTTTGGGGCAAAAATTCTTCACCCAAGTACTATTACGCCAGCCAAAATGAGGGGTGTACCTGTTCGCTTGAAAAATACCATGGAACCTGCCGCTTTTGGTACACTCATTGCCGACAAAACTACCGATCGTGAAATAAAGGCTATTGCTGCAAAAGATAATTTAACAGCAATCTATATCCACTCAACCCGTATGCTCAATGCTTATGGATTCTTGAGAAAAGTGTTTGATGTATTTGAAAAATACAAAACACCTGTAGATATGATAACTACATCTGAAGTATCGGTTTCGGTAACAATCGACAACGACGAACATTTGGAGGACATTATGGCCGAATTACGCCAATTTGCCGACCTAGAGGAATGCGATAAAGACCAGACAATTGTTTGTATCGTAGGAAACTTCTCGGCCGACAAAGAAGGAATTGCACTAAAAGTACTAGATGCCATGAAAAGTATTCCTATCAGAATGATTTCTTATGGTGCCTCCGAGCATAATATCTCGTTGTTGATTCATGGCAAACACAAAGCTGCTGCTTTGAACGCTTTGAACGAACGTTGTTTTTTATATGAAGACACCATGAAGGAGATTTTCTCAGCTCCATAA
- a CDS encoding tetratricopeptide repeat protein — MRLSLKNMMLLGAIWLIALYQGVAQKKDSNAKSKNEVTPAQLLEAESLFTEGMKFYMMEDYAKAITPLEKALAITPKNSGVLYEIGNVYQKLREEEKAIAYLQKALEQDANNATYNEVLADLYVKTKKLQEAEKIYQKLVSLYPNKAEYYIQQAAVYIFDNRIDDALKAFDRAEKVLGLNDEISHQKQALLLKLGKVDDAIKEGEKLIASDPDDMDYTIDQAELLMSNKRNEQAIPYLEKILKINPSNAQAHVMLAQLYQEKGDIDKCNKELELAFADPSLDVNTKARILMSYVSMMKDDKSKETAFNLVKTLVAANPSDPKSHAIYGDLLFQKGDVPAARNEYVKAARLDRSVNEVWGRIIQLDFDLNQIDSAIVHSEEAIEVFPNQSLFWYLNGSAYYRKRNHEKAIEALEEARRLAPEGYELTQHIYAQLGDTYNSLGKHDKSDEAYEAALKEDPNNDHVLNNYSYFLTLRKVKLERAAQMAGQLVQKHPNNGTYLDTYAWVLYEMKDYNKAKIYLEKAVENNINKSGTIIEHYGDVLFQLGEKQKAVEQWKKAKTTGGTSTLIDKKITEQKLID; from the coding sequence ATGAGACTTAGCTTAAAAAATATGATGCTTCTGGGGGCTATTTGGTTAATAGCGTTGTATCAAGGTGTAGCCCAAAAAAAAGATTCTAACGCCAAAAGTAAGAATGAAGTTACGCCTGCACAGTTACTTGAAGCGGAGTCGCTATTTACAGAAGGAATGAAGTTCTATATGATGGAGGATTATGCCAAAGCCATAACTCCTCTTGAAAAGGCTCTAGCAATTACGCCTAAAAACAGCGGTGTTCTTTACGAAATAGGTAATGTATATCAAAAACTCAGAGAAGAAGAAAAAGCCATTGCGTATTTGCAAAAAGCCCTCGAACAAGATGCCAATAATGCCACCTACAATGAGGTTCTAGCCGATTTGTACGTAAAAACAAAAAAATTACAAGAGGCCGAAAAAATCTACCAAAAACTGGTGAGTTTGTATCCCAACAAAGCCGAATATTATATTCAGCAGGCAGCAGTATACATTTTTGATAATAGAATCGACGACGCTCTTAAAGCTTTTGATAGAGCCGAAAAAGTATTGGGGCTAAACGATGAAATTTCGCACCAAAAACAAGCCCTTCTACTAAAGTTAGGTAAAGTAGACGATGCCATCAAGGAGGGTGAAAAATTGATAGCCTCCGACCCCGACGATATGGATTATACTATCGACCAAGCCGAACTACTAATGTCGAACAAACGCAATGAGCAAGCTATACCATACCTAGAAAAAATACTAAAAATCAATCCTAGCAATGCACAAGCACATGTAATGTTAGCCCAATTGTACCAAGAAAAGGGCGATATAGATAAATGTAACAAAGAATTAGAACTAGCCTTTGCCGACCCAAGCCTAGATGTCAATACCAAAGCTCGTATTTTGATGAGCTATGTGTCGATGATGAAAGATGACAAATCGAAAGAAACAGCTTTTAATTTGGTAAAAACACTGGTAGCAGCTAATCCAAGCGACCCCAAGTCGCACGCAATATATGGAGATTTGTTGTTTCAAAAAGGCGATGTGCCTGCCGCTCGCAACGAATATGTCAAAGCCGCTCGTTTGGACCGCTCTGTCAATGAGGTTTGGGGAAGAATTATCCAACTCGATTTTGACCTGAACCAAATAGATAGTGCCATTGTACACTCTGAAGAAGCCATAGAGGTATTTCCAAACCAATCACTTTTTTGGTATTTGAACGGCTCCGCTTATTACCGAAAAAGAAACCATGAAAAAGCCATAGAGGCATTGGAGGAGGCTCGCCGACTAGCTCCAGAGGGGTATGAGCTAACACAACATATTTATGCTCAGTTGGGCGATACCTACAATAGTTTGGGTAAACACGATAAGTCGGACGAAGCTTATGAAGCAGCCTTGAAAGAAGACCCTAACAACGACCACGTACTTAATAATTATAGCTATTTCCTGACCCTTCGCAAAGTCAAACTCGAACGTGCGGCTCAAATGGCAGGCCAGTTAGTACAAAAACACCCCAATAATGGCACATATTTAGATACCTATGCGTGGGTTTTGTACGAAATGAAAGATTATAATAAAGCCAAAATCTATTTGGAAAAGGCTGTAGAAAATAATATCAACAAAAGTGGTACTATTATCGAACACTATGGCGATGTTTTATTCCAATTAGGCGAAAAACAAAAAGCCGTAGAACAATGGAAAAAAGCCAAAACTACAGGCGGAACAAGCACCCTTATCGATAAAAAAATTACAGAACAAAAACTCATAGATTAA
- a CDS encoding M14 family zinc carboxypeptidase, with amino-acid sequence MTTLSQLSAQNFNKQLYDTYDTYREKSITKRRFGYTTLVSLLQKIKENPQFEVNVVEKSTEGRDIYLAKIGHGSTKVMLWSQMHGDEATATMALMDIFNFFQSKDSQFDNMRKELLSQCTFYFVPMLNPDGAEAWTRYTALGIDMNRDAIALQTPEGRLLKKLIMELKPTFGFNLHDQGRRYSAGATGNLATISFLATAYNEAQEVNDVRKKAMQLIVQLNRGLQNYIPNSVGKWPADFEPRAFGDNIQKWGTSLVLIESGGYKNDPEKQYIRQLNYVTILAAFESIAHKSYKNESIAEYDLLPVNSKTIFDLIVRNVVLKKGNTSYKVDLAINRNEKPVQGRDYFTNSSEIEEIGDMSVFFGTDEIDATGLELVAEKGISLGMKADFTLLKNGVTLYTIKNGVIIGKE; translated from the coding sequence ATGACAACATTGTCTCAGCTTTCAGCACAGAACTTTAACAAACAATTATATGATACTTACGATACTTATCGTGAGAAAAGCATTACAAAACGACGATTTGGTTATACAACGCTAGTAAGTCTTCTTCAGAAAATCAAAGAGAATCCACAGTTTGAGGTCAACGTTGTAGAAAAATCTACTGAAGGCCGTGATATTTATTTGGCAAAAATAGGCCACGGCTCTACCAAAGTGATGTTGTGGTCACAAATGCACGGCGACGAAGCCACCGCCACGATGGCATTGATGGATATTTTTAATTTCTTCCAAAGCAAAGATTCGCAGTTTGACAATATGCGAAAAGAACTTTTGAGCCAGTGCACTTTCTATTTTGTTCCAATGCTCAACCCCGATGGTGCAGAGGCTTGGACACGCTACACCGCTTTGGGAATCGACATGAACCGTGATGCAATAGCCCTACAAACCCCCGAAGGAAGGCTATTGAAAAAATTAATCATGGAGTTAAAACCTACATTTGGTTTTAATTTGCACGACCAAGGTCGTCGTTATTCGGCAGGAGCAACAGGCAACCTTGCAACGATTTCTTTTTTGGCAACAGCCTACAACGAAGCCCAAGAAGTAAATGATGTACGAAAAAAAGCAATGCAACTAATTGTACAACTGAATCGAGGCTTACAAAACTATATTCCCAACTCGGTAGGTAAATGGCCAGCCGATTTTGAGCCAAGAGCTTTTGGCGACAATATCCAAAAATGGGGAACGTCGTTGGTATTAATCGAATCGGGAGGCTATAAAAACGACCCCGAAAAACAGTATATTCGTCAACTCAATTATGTGACTATTTTAGCTGCATTTGAATCAATAGCACATAAATCCTACAAAAATGAATCAATAGCCGAGTATGATCTGTTGCCTGTAAATAGCAAAACTATATTCGATCTAATTGTAAGAAATGTTGTTTTGAAAAAAGGAAATACCTCCTACAAGGTAGATTTAGCCATAAATAGAAACGAAAAACCCGTACAAGGACGAGATTACTTTACCAATTCGAGCGAAATAGAAGAAATCGGCGATATGTCTGTTTTCTTTGGAACAGACGAAATCGATGCCACAGGTTTAGAACTTGTTGCAGAAAAGGGTATCAGTTTGGGAATGAAAGCCGACTTCACTTTGTTGAAAAATGGAGTTACTTTGTACACCATCAAAAATGGCGTAATAATTGGTAAAGAATAA
- a CDS encoding murein hydrolase activator EnvC family protein, whose translation MQHTNVSQAALRIFSGLLVALLVLGLNTSFAQKKRINRAKLEAEKKENIQKINELNQIIEKTEQKKEASVGKLNALGERITKQSKQINLLSENQELLDMEVSELNKVTGELSGNLEQLKEEYAKMIYSSAKVSNKYNQLSFLFSSNNFNQLVRRYKYLKQYSEARAKQAVLIEKVRADLMSEQVKILQKKQEQANILKEKITETQNLELLKGKQSNVVAQLNIKEKQLRQQLEDNKKAVERLENMIAKIVEREIRKSRQREQQRLQRENKIATTPKNDKQPKASVIEMSPEEQKVATSFSALRGRMPWPVKSGFISDRFGVHSHPILRGVKLNNNGVDIQTNAGNTVSVVYDGIVQTVVNIQGVNTMVAVQHGDYFTVYSKLSNVVVREGQQILAGQKIGVVATDGDGTSEINFQVWRNEVKQNPESWLKIK comes from the coding sequence GTGCAACATACAAACGTGTCTCAAGCAGCCCTGAGGATTTTTTCAGGACTGCTTGTTGCTTTGTTAGTACTGGGTCTAAATACTTCGTTTGCCCAGAAAAAAAGAATTAACAGAGCAAAACTAGAAGCTGAAAAAAAAGAAAACATTCAGAAAATTAATGAATTGAACCAAATCATTGAAAAAACTGAACAGAAAAAAGAAGCAAGTGTTGGCAAGCTCAATGCCTTGGGTGAACGTATCACTAAACAATCTAAGCAAATTAATCTCCTTTCCGAAAACCAAGAATTGTTGGATATGGAAGTAAGCGAGCTCAACAAAGTTACAGGCGAGTTATCTGGTAACCTCGAACAGCTCAAAGAAGAATATGCCAAGATGATTTATTCATCGGCCAAGGTTAGCAACAAATACAACCAACTAAGTTTTTTGTTTTCTTCCAACAACTTCAATCAGCTTGTTCGGCGTTACAAATACCTCAAGCAATATTCAGAAGCGCGTGCCAAACAAGCAGTGTTAATCGAAAAAGTACGTGCCGACCTCATGTCGGAACAAGTAAAGATTCTTCAGAAAAAACAAGAACAAGCCAATATCCTAAAAGAGAAAATCACCGAAACCCAAAATTTAGAATTACTAAAAGGAAAGCAATCGAATGTTGTTGCACAGCTTAATATCAAGGAAAAACAATTACGACAGCAACTCGAAGACAATAAAAAGGCTGTAGAACGACTCGAAAATATGATTGCCAAAATCGTAGAAAGAGAAATTAGAAAGTCTCGTCAAAGAGAACAACAACGTTTACAACGAGAAAATAAAATAGCCACCACTCCCAAAAATGATAAGCAACCCAAAGCCTCTGTCATAGAAATGAGTCCAGAGGAACAAAAAGTAGCAACATCCTTTTCGGCCTTACGTGGGCGTATGCCTTGGCCTGTAAAAAGCGGGTTTATTTCCGACCGTTTTGGCGTACACAGTCATCCTATCTTGAGAGGCGTAAAACTCAACAACAACGGTGTCGATATCCAAACCAACGCAGGCAATACCGTTTCGGTAGTGTACGATGGAATAGTACAAACCGTTGTTAATATCCAAGGAGTAAATACCATGGTAGCAGTACAACATGGCGACTACTTTACGGTATATAGCAAGCTCTCTAATGTAGTAGTAAGAGAAGGGCAACAAATTTTGGCAGGACAAAAAATTGGAGTTGTTGCTACCGATGGCGATGGCACATCCGAAATCAATTTTCAGGTTTGGCGAAATGAGGTAAAACAAAACCCCGAAAGTTGGTTGAAAATTAAATAA
- a CDS encoding tetratricopeptide repeat protein — MAKKEEKTSLEFLESPEGLKQELGHDIEKVQHVVEKNKGLATGVAGAIILVVLGYFGYKYYTTSQDEASQGKLAKAFYKFEADSNKVAAQEFLKVANEGGGDAANIATFGAGVAELKEGKFDAAIEHLKAFSSSDLLVQARAYSLIGDAYAEKKAYADAIDYYKKAADYKANKFFTPSYLMKLAAAYEANKQNEEALNIYTEIVEKYAESSEYINAKKYKALLEGSVSK; from the coding sequence ATGGCAAAAAAAGAAGAAAAAACTAGTCTTGAATTTTTGGAAAGCCCAGAGGGATTGAAGCAAGAATTAGGACATGACATCGAGAAAGTGCAGCATGTTGTAGAAAAAAACAAAGGATTAGCCACTGGTGTTGCTGGAGCGATAATATTGGTTGTTCTTGGTTATTTCGGGTACAAATACTATACTACTTCTCAAGACGAAGCTTCTCAAGGTAAATTGGCTAAAGCATTTTACAAATTTGAGGCCGATTCAAATAAAGTTGCGGCACAAGAGTTTTTAAAAGTAGCTAATGAAGGTGGTGGAGATGCTGCCAATATTGCCACTTTTGGAGCTGGCGTTGCCGAATTGAAAGAAGGTAAGTTTGATGCAGCAATCGAGCACTTAAAGGCATTCAGTAGCTCTGACTTATTGGTACAAGCTCGTGCTTATTCTTTGATTGGCGATGCCTATGCCGAGAAAAAGGCCTATGCAGATGCTATCGACTATTACAAAAAAGCAGCAGACTATAAAGCTAATAAGTTTTTTACCCCTTCATACCTTATGAAGTTGGCGGCAGCTTATGAAGCTAATAAGCAAAACGAAGAAGCTTTGAACATTTATACTGAGATTGTAGAAAAATACGCTGAATCCTCTGAATATATCAACGCTAAGAAATACAAGGCGTTGTTGGAAGGTTCTGTCTCTAAATAA
- the hpt gene encoding hypoxanthine phosphoribosyltransferase: MIQLHDKQFEIFIEQAIIENRIKELALSISKDYSGKCPIFLAILNGSFLFAAELMKSVSIECEITFLRVSSYHSTTSSGKITEVLGLKEDITGRDVIVLEDIVDTGLTMAEIKKQLLAKNPKSLEIASLFQKPEALKTPIDIRYIGFELENKFVLGYGLDYDGLGRNLPDLYVLHEK; this comes from the coding sequence ATCATCCAACTTCACGACAAACAATTCGAGATTTTTATTGAGCAAGCTATCATTGAAAATCGCATTAAAGAATTGGCGCTGAGCATTAGTAAAGATTATTCAGGCAAATGTCCTATTTTTTTAGCAATCTTGAATGGTTCATTTTTGTTTGCTGCCGAGCTCATGAAATCGGTTTCGATAGAATGTGAAATTACTTTTTTAAGGGTTTCTTCGTATCACTCTACTACTTCTTCAGGTAAAATAACCGAAGTTTTGGGCTTAAAAGAAGATATTACTGGGCGTGATGTAATTGTATTAGAAGATATTGTCGATACTGGCCTTACTATGGCTGAAATTAAAAAACAACTTTTGGCAAAAAACCCAAAGTCGTTGGAGATTGCGTCTTTGTTTCAAAAACCAGAGGCTCTTAAAACCCCTATTGATATTCGATATATTGGGTTTGAGCTTGAAAATAAATTTGTTTTGGGGTACGGCTTAGACTATGATGGCTTAGGGCGAAACCTTCCAGACCTGTATGTTTTACATGAAAAATAA